Sequence from the Phragmites australis chromosome 11, lpPhrAust1.1, whole genome shotgun sequence genome:
CAGTAGAGAGGTGTTGATCATTGAAGTGACACAAACTCTTATGGTTAGTCTTAATGATAAAATGTTCTCTTATAAGATATGATTTCCACTTATCAACAGTCATCATAATAGTAAGAAATTCTTTCTCATAAGTAGGTAATTGCTTGTTAGCTGCACCTAGTGCTTTGCTGAAATAAGCCACTGGTTGTCCTTCTTGGGTTAATACTGCTCCAATTCTAGAGTCACAAGCATCGGTTTCAAGGGTAAATTGCTTGTGAAAATTAGGAACAATCAACACTGGAGTGGAACACATTGCTGCTTTGAGTTGCAGAAATGCCTCTTGAGCTTGAGCAGACCATTCAAATGACTTTTTCTTGAGTATATCTGTGAGGGGTTTTGTAATAAGAGCATAATGTTTCACAAACTTTCTGTAATAACCTATAAGGTCTAGAAATCCTTTGAGTTTATTAAAGGTGGTTGGGGTGGGCCACTTGGTAATTGCAGTTGTTTTCTCAGGGTCAGTTGATACACCCTTATCTGAAACAATGTGGTCCAAATATTCCAACTGCCTCTGAGCAAACGAGCATTTACTGATTTTCACAAAAAGTTTGTGTTGCATAAGAACTTGAAAGACCTTATCCAAGTGTTGGACACGCTCCTCTAAGGATCTGTTGTATACTAGAATATCATCCATGAAGACAAGAACAAATTTCCTTAAATATACAACAAAAAAATTGTTCATGAGACACTGAAATGTGGCAGGAACATTAGTgagaccaaaaggcatgacATTAAATTGAAAATGGCTATGGTGGGTTTTGAAAGCTGTCTTATgttcatcctcctccaccaTTCTAATTTGATGAAATCCTGAATACAAATCCAACTTAGTGAAAAATTATGCATTAGCAATTTCATCAAATAGCTCATCAGCCACATGCATAGGAAACTTATTTTTAATAGTAAAGGCATTGAGTTACCTGAAATCACACAAAATCTCCAAGAGCCATCCTTTTTCTTCACTAAGAGAATTGGTGAGGCAAATGGACTTACACTTGTAGTATTGAGGCCAGATTTCAACATGTCATGAACTTGTCTCTCAGTTTCATCTTTTTGAAGTGGTGTGTATCTATAAGGCCTGCAGTTCATTAGAGTAGAACCAGGTATTCGTGAGATAGCATGATCATAAGCACGTTTGGGTGGAAGACCTGTAGGTTCTTGAAACACAGTCTGGTATTTCTGCAGGACATCCTGTATAGATGGAAGTATAGAATTGTTGCCATAATCTGAAGAGGAAGCTGAATCTTCAGGTTTTAGAATGACAGTAGCCCATATCTCATTGCCACTGTACCACTTGGATAATTTTTCAATAGATACTTCTAGGAATTGAGATGATGCATTAGAAAGAACACCTTGTAACCTAATAATGGTGCCTAGATGCTGGATCTCAATCCATTTAGAAGACCAATCACAAGTCATGGGACTATATTTTTCATGCCAATCCATCCCCAATACTAAATCATACCCAGCCAAAGGTAGTATCTTGACATCTTGAGTGAATGTGTGCCTTTGTAACCACCAACTAAAACCTTTGATCTCAGTGTCACAAGATATAGACTGACCATTGGCAACCTTAACCGACAGAGATGATATATGTGTAGGTGTATATCGTGTTCTAGGCAAAATTGAGGCATTTAGAAAGTAATGGCTGCTACCCGAATCAACGAGAATGAGGAGTACCTGATTTGCAACCAGTGCTCGCAACAGAATGGATCTAGGATGATCAGTACCAGCCAAAGCATTGAGTCAAAGGAAGGCTTCAGAATCTGTACCAGGTATCTCCTGAAGTTCCAAAGCATCTAACAATGCTTCAGGCAGAATTATGCCTCCATCACCAGTGTCAGAATTTAAGGCAATATGATGGCTTTCTGAAGTAGTACTACATTTGTGTGTAGGATAGTATTATTCACCACATTTGTAGCAAAGCCCATGAGTTCTACGATACTCCTTGAGTTGTTTTGCCTTTCAAACGTCTCCAGCACCCCATGACTGCTTGGGTTCAGACTTTGTTGATTGAATAACATAAGTGTGTTTTGGTGTATATGTTTAGACAAACACATGTTTGGATCTAGCCAATATAGACTCCTGAATTTGTGCCAATAGTGCTACTCTAGCTATTGAATCTGGTAATTGAACTTCCATCACTAGTCTCAATTCATCCTTGAGGCCCAATACAGATTGTGAGACTAAGACAGTTTCACTAATTGTCTTGCCAAATAATTTGATGTGATAAACTAATGCCTCAAACTTCCTTTTATAATCCTCCACTAAGCTAATTTGTTTGAGCAACAACAATTTGGTAACCTTGTTTCGATGTGTATTCACTTCAAATTCAGCCAACATTGCATGTTTGAAATGATCCCATGTGGCAATTGGGGTGCTCGATTTGAAGGATTGGTACCAATGTGCGGCACTGTCAGTCATATACAATGTAGCAGCAGGAACCTGAAAATGTACAAGAATCTGGTACAATCCAAATAATGATTCACATTTATCGATCCAAATTCACACATCGAAACCATCAAACTTAGGGAAGTCCATTTTGGGCATCCAATACGACCAAAGTGATGTTGCTGTGGAGATGTGGTGCATTGTTGAGCAGGAAGGGTGGAAGGGACTGGTATGGTATGATATACCTGTGTGGTGgaaggtggaggtggtggtgcagGTGGGACAAATGAAAACTCACCGAGGACACCATCTTTGACCGGAATCGTCAGGTGAGTTGGTGCTTGAGGCCTGAGCACATTGATAGATACCGCTTGATCCTGTGGAATCCATCCGATGGATACCATGGATAGATCAACTTTTGCCTGAAGCTGATCCAAACGATCAACTTGTGCAGAGACCTTGGAATCGAGATTCTCAAGGCGTTCCTTCAGCACATTGACACCATCGGCCTTCAACTCGATACAATCAAGCTTCTGCTGAAGCCAGTCCATGAGACGCTTCTCAAACTCATCCATGGCGTTGACCACTTGACGTACTTGAACTCCTTTCTTTGGTGGCGCCATTGTTTCCTACTCCAAGTTGACCAAACCGAGGTATCGGATTTATAGTGATCACTGCAGCAATTAACAACCTTCCCTCTGGGATTTTACCGCTCCAAACCGAGAGAATATAGAGGAAGATGCGGCATGACCTGGAACCTCTGATACCAGTGTAGCCACTGCGGGAAGCAGATGAATTTcactggagagagagagagagagagagagagagagagagagagatttgcataggaagaagaagaagaacaggaaGAACATAGAAGTGGTTGGCGTGGATCAGATATATGTTCATTgcataaaatcaattcgaacaATACTCCCAGTATTTATACTCTTCACCCAGGCCCGgcccttgggggggggggggcgagcggGGCAGCCGCCCCGGGCCCCCAAATCCCACGGCCCATTACTCCATTAGGTATTCTGTCGTTCTGACGCCATGACGCGCACGCGCCGACGCTACGGCCTACGGCGAGTCGACGAGCGCGAGACCCCGAGTGCGGACTGCCCTGCCTGCGCCTGCGCGGCTGCGCCCTGCCTGCTGCAGACGCAGCAGACCTGCAGTGCTGCCTGCCGCCTGGCGGCCTGCGACGCGCGGACGCGCCGTGCGGCACGCGCGGACGCGCCCAGCCGGCAGCCGCCCAGTCGCCCACGCCGAGTCGCCCGTCCAGTCGCCCACACCGAATCGCGACGCAGACGGCCGACCGCCGACGCCGGACACCCGTACGTCAATTGAAATCGATCGCTCGCACCAGTGAtacttattttcttttccttatataAAGGAGACAATTTTGCTTGCTATGTACATGTACCGGCAGATGCAGACATGCAGTAGGTGGTGCCTTTTGTTCATGAGCCAGACGATCTGCTGCGTACGACGCCGGACGCGCTTGCAGTGATCCTCTCTGGGAAGGCACGGTACTAAATATCCCTGCATGAAGGCCAATAATCAGTTGACCTTCTATTATTCTAATTAACTTGACCTTCTAACTTCATGCAAGAGATATACTGGATTGTATCTAGATTGAGGCCATTGTACTGTACAATCACTCAATCAGTTAATTACATGGTTTTGTTTTGGTGATCAATTCTCAAAATATGCATATTAATTGttaatttgttttaattttcagcGGGAAGACGTCGAGACGGTGGCTCGCGCTCGTCTAGTAGTTTTAGTCGACGGATTGGTGATTGAGGACAACGGTGAGACGGCAATTTGGCCTAATCATTGAGATAATAACTTGTCTTAATCATCTAGTTGGTGATCCTTGTAGTATTTCAACCACTaatgtattttctttttaatttcagCATGTTCTTGAATTATGTCTTCTAGAAAGTATGCATCTGGcagcgaaaaaaggaaaaaaaggaaacgagTAGATGAGTTGGTGGAATCACAAAAGGGAGCCATTGACAAATTTTTTAAGAGTAATACGAGCAGTTCAAAGAACCCGGATGAGTTGGCGATAGCTGTTATGGAGGAACAACCTAATGATAATTCAGAAGACCAATGTCCTACAGAAGAAAATATAGATACCAATGAGGATGATAACAATGTGAGTGATCATGAGCATATATTTCAATGTTTCAAGGTATATTCGGGTTTTTACTGAGTTCAAACGCCTTGAAGTCACTGAATAATATTGAACTAATAGATTGCTGTactaaatttgcaaaaactttCAATCTGCATGGTTCATCTGATGTggagttaaatgatctaatatCTGAATTAAGGGTTATGCAATTGACTTTGCCAGATAGAAGAATGTCTGCTATGgagatttttgaatttgttagagAAGTGGACTGCTATCCTAATATTTCTATTGCTTATCGAATCTTATTTACTGTACCTGTGACTGTGGCATCGgctgaaagaagcttttcaaagttgaagttattgaagaactatttgagGTCAGTAATGTCTCAAGAAAGGCTAACTGGTTTGGCGACCTTATGCATTGAGAAAAATTTACtagatgagattgatgttgataccatcattagtgacttcGCTTCTGTAAATGTTAGAAGAAATTGTTTCAGATGATCTCCACAggtaaaattatatttatatgcaATTTTACTTTGTAAGCTTAGCTACATTCATTGTGTCTAACATGTATAATCATattcttatatttgttttagatttatgataAGCTGGCTTCTGTTTTCAAGTTGGGTGATGGAGTCGTGATTGCTAATTTTGGTGCTGATAAATACAGAGACTTGACTGAGAAGTATGTCTTTATTTTACCCTATTATATAGTCATATGTCTCGTCTATATCTTGTTTTCTATGTTTATGTTATTATGTACTGGAACATGCTAGTTTTTCCATATGATACATACAACTGCTATTTGcttgatataaaaaaatacaactatTACTTTGAGTCACTGTGGtatgtaaatattttaaaatttatatttaataggcCCCATTTTTAATCTCGCCCCGGACCACTAGAATATCAGGACCGGCCCTGTCTTCACCCCTCACTGGCCAACATGGCCCATACTCCCGGTATACAACCCAAACATGACTCCAACTCTCGCATGCACACGTCAACTGAGCAGTGTCGTCTTCATCAACTTTGCGGGCAAGTTACAGTTGCGTATTTTCAGGAATCCGCCTTGTTTTCTTTAGAGTTGGTGACGTCCAGACCGCCAACTGCGATAGAGGGTTTGGTTGATTGTATGCGATTTGGGTTCGGCACGAACTGAGATCCTTTTGGCGGAGAATTAGTAGATTTTATTACCTAGTCTTGGTTCATTAGAAAGTTTTGCTCAATTCAGGACCTAATTGTAGGAGCAGATGAACCTTTGAACCTGTTCTTTCTTGACCTTTGTTGTTGTGTGGCGTGTCTTGTCTACAGATGGGTGAATCGATCATGTAAGTTTCTTTTCATTTTATCTCCAGAGGTGCTTGATGCGTGCCCTGCTCATCGAGGAGCGGCCCACTACACACGCGAGTTCCATGACTGTGCGATACCTCCATAACTGTGGTTCAGCTGacagtgatgaagatgaggcTATTGAGCCTTTTAGTCAAGATTGCTCGACCGCCACAGCTAGCATTGACTCAGATGATTCAGCGTGTACTGCTCATGTTGAGAAGCTCTGCAGATCTGGCAACCTCCCTGATGCTGTTCGGGTTCTGCGGCATCTGCGTGATGAGCAGATTCATGTCAGCCTGCACACATTTAACATGTTACTGCAACACACAGCTGAAGCAAACGATTTCGTTCTTTTTTCAAAGGTATTCAGGTACTTGATGCTTTCAAAACTTCCTCCTGAACTGACTTCATATATTCAGGTATTCAAGTTTGTAAGAGAAATTTTGGAAATCACACAAGGTAGAGATCCTACAGTGATGAATCGCATTATTTTTGCTGCAGCTAAATACGGAGAGATCGATAAAAGTTTGATCAtatttgaagagttgaagaaagaTCGGAGTAGCTTGGGTGTTGTCACATTCAACACTATCTTGGATGTGCTAGGGAAAGCTGGTCGTGTGGACCAAATACTTCTTGAGGTGAGGGTAATGGAAGAACATGGCCATCCTCCTGACATTGTGACATACAATACGGTAATAAACTGCCTGCGAAGGCTCGGCAGGTTAGATCAGTGCAAAATATTCGCAGGAGAAATGTCTGGGAGAGGCATCACTCCAGATTTGAGAACTTATACTGCACTAATTGATAGTTTTGGACGGGCTGGCCATATTGCCGATGCCTTGAAAATGTTTGACCAGATGAAGAAATCACATAAACCTTCAATTTATGTCTATCGTGCACTAATCAGTGACTTGAAAAAGGCTGGACAGTTTGAACTAGCACAAAAGCTCTCTGAAGAGATGAATTCAAGTGCTTCGGATTTATTAAGCCCTGAAGATTTTAAGCAAAAGTTCAAGGGGAGAAGAACCGAGAACAAAAGGTAAGAAGCCCCTGAGTGATATTTGATACCTGATTGATTCGTCTACGAGCGCCATGTGCAGATCCATAGTCCTATACTGCCAGAGATTCCAGGATAAGTTGAAATGTTTCAGAGAACGTATCTCTGAAAACATGATTACTAGGAAGACAATGCAATGATCTCAGGTAGAGAGAATCTATAGACGCGAATGGAACATCATTGCTGCAGGTTGCTGATACGCATTCAGAGAGCGGAATACACTTCTCCGGTTTCTCTTTTAGCAGTGCATGAAAAGATTTTCGAGATTCACCTTGGGCTGAGAAGACCAGGAAAGCTGTATCTCTGAGACTCTGATTCATTGATCTGTGTGTAATATGTGCACGCACTCGAGTCAACAGATAGCTGACCAACCACGACTATCATGCGAAACACATCTGTTTTGTTGGACTCCGTTGGAACTAGTGTTGTGTTGCTCTGCGCTTCTGCATGTAAAATTGCAGCTTTTGCCATTTCTTTTCAGCAGGAAGAGAGTTGAATCCTGGGTCAGGAGTTCCTTTTAGTCTATTTTTGTGAATCATTAGGCGTGAATCGAGACTagattccttttccttttccatttCTGTTTCCCTTGCAATCGAAAAGTATATTGTACTGATGTGAGTTGATTAAATCCAATTTATCTGAGTTCTTCGATCACCTTGTGTATGGATCGTCAATTTCCCGGGTGCTTTCACCCCGTGCTGGATGCTCATTCTCTTCGGGAATATGGCACGGTCTCACTGCTGCTATGCAAAGCAGGTTGGCGCCCCTGGAAGCCGTGTGGTCGTGTACTCGTGTGGAATCCAATGAAGCAGACGTGAACACCTCGGCGATGGGCAGCACCACCATCTCCATCGCCGCGCCACCTAGACTGCACGCGCGCTCGGTCGCTGCCCCGGCTGATGCTCGCGACGGCGCGATGTGCGGGCGGCGCGGCGCCTGGCGTGCTCGTCACGGCAGGCCGTTTAGATCTGGAAAGATGGGACTCTTACTCGCCATACCTCGTTCAGGAAAACCTCCAACCCAATGTCCACAGAGGCGAAAGCTCGCCggagctccgccgccgcgtcgagGGCAGGGGAGAAGGAAGGTGAAAATGCCAAATGCCAGTCTAGTACAGAACTCAATAAATGAAAGGGTGTATCTGCAAATATCCATCTACTGCCTGCCTCGCCACCCGTCCATCGGGtccgctcggcttcatccaacgGATAATAGCGCTACGCGATCAGAATTGTTTTCGATGTGGCCCATAATTGGATCAATATCTTTCATATAGGCCCCTATTTTGGATCGCGAATTATGATCCAATATTTTGCACTTCACCCCCCCGGTGGATTGCGATGAATGATCGGGATCCGATATTTTGCACTTTGCGTCCGGTTTGGATCCAATATTTTACACTTTGTCCTCTGATTTGGATGGCGATTAATAATCAATTCGGTTTTTAGCACTTTACCCCCTGCTATTTTACAGTCTACCCTAGTTTGTAgcgctctctcctcctcctgccgctgcCGTACGCCACGGTCGTCAAGCAGACTAAGTGTCTTTTGGTTAGATTGagatttttggtttttctgtgttttggtttttgatttatgtctttttattattagtttttataataaatttttacttttttaacATATAAAAAGTAGAAAAATTTATCTTAACTATcttctcaattttttgtttattttcttacaaaccagtttttcaaaaataaacttaCAACCAAACAGATTGAGGACGTGCCGTTGACATCGCCAGGTGAAGgaggatttttatttttctggatAGGCCCTCCTGCGTCGGGCGGTTgggctctccctctccctacctCCTCTCCAGATCAAAATCCACGTCAGCGATGAACAGTGTTTTGTGAGAGGAACATAGGGATTTGAATCACTAGCGTAGTATAGAACTGTAGCTAAATCCACTTTACGTAAAAATTCTGTAGCATGCTGTTCCTGTACCATTATATCTGGTCTATTTATCTCTCGTGAAGTTAGAGTATCTCATTCCTTCCTTTCCTGCCATTCATTAGCTGTCCTTAGCATTCATCCTGGGCATTTGGTCTCCGTTGTCGATGAAAGAGGATgacatgattttttatttctatatttttaaagtaaaaaattaaaaatatatgctctcattttgaaaaaaaatacaaatatagatCCTTGTCGTCCGTCGGAAAGCCAACGGTCTAACGAACGAcatgttttaaaataaaaatatatattctaatattttaaaattcaaaacactatcgaaatagtcattaaaaattctaaaaaaaatctatggcGCAGAGGATATTATCCCAAGCTCTTAAAAAGTTTCAGACAATAGTATGATTTGTATAATGTCTcctaaaaattttctttttgtttctcattgcgCATGTAATTTTTTGAGTTAAATTCTTGAAGAGCTATACGATAGTATTAtctacacattaaaaaaaatttgtaactatttagatagtgttttgaattttaaaaaattgcatccTGGCATATTTTCAACAGATAGCATGAGTCTAAATTTATAATTCTTCAAAATAAacatacatatttgcaattttttattagaCCGGTATGAAAGGAtttctaaaataatttttttcagaacggaattctctcttttctctttacAATTACGCTTGAAATAAAActtttaaaaatgaaaaaaataaagagaataagatcTGTAAAAGAGAATAGGTAagataataaaataaagaattGGAATGATCTAAGGTATGACGCACGGGTAGCTGGATTTCGCGGGGATGGCAATGTCGTACCGGCCTTTTCTTTCCCCGTTCGGAGAAGCGTCACCGGACCACGTGCTTGATGGTACGCACGTACGCAGAGTCGCGGATGACATGAACTCGCAGGAAGGCGACGCGTGACGCGAAGTCAGACAATCTTCTGGAAATAAGCAGCCGGAGGAAGGTGACAGCGACTTGGAATGCTTGAGCAGCCAAAAGCAATCGCCGTTTCTCCCGTCACCCTCCCTAGCTTGTATCATATCCCCGTAGACAGGAGGTATTAGGGTAGTTTTGGATGGAGAGAGAGGTAATATGTAATaattctatttttatatatttaagaatggaataattttatttatatataaatgatTGTTTAGTGGAAGTTgatgtattgagtaaaggggtatcTTGGTAAACAGACTTCGCGAAGTATATAATGACTAGAGACGTATATTTCTTAAAACTGTTCGATCACGTGATCAGAGTATGGTTCTTATGAACAGTACAAGACATATGCGACTAGTCTCCCTATGCCATCACATAAACCTGCGACCGGTCTCATTGGTCGCAGGGGCGAATTTGACACAACCTATCCAATCGTACCTATTcatatccactcaagtgttttgcTTCTCCAGGCGTCAACTCTACTTgacgaagtcatggacggcGCAGATGGGCGTTATCCCATCTCGTAGAattaaatgctacggagtgTGACTTTCGCAGGTCGACGTAGCGTCGCATGACGGATGGAACGTTGTCAGTAAGCCGATCAAGCAAGTGATCGGGGACGATCCTATGTAATGATGGCTtggttagatattagaatgagcatgGTCTTCTGTTTGGATCCACATATAAGTTATCATCCTTTCTattatataaagggatgaagatCCCATTTGTAGTGACGGGCAGATCAAGTCTGGTAGCTAGCTAGAATTACCACTGTAACTGTCGatgtatcgggaaccaggggtccctgagtctcgagaccgggccggccgtccgccacgtgtcaccatcccgcgaggtccccctgcaggatgagaagaaactaagttccgggagaagatgctcggggccgctgcctctggttcccgagcaccccagttccccgatgacctgcagagtccaagtaccgggaagaaagtgctcggaagggttcccactTGCCCCCGAGTAccgtagtcccccgatgatccagacagccaagtgctcgggagagagtgctcggggctgcacgtggcagcccccgaggactcggttccccgaaggtcctaccgaagtgctcgggagagagtgctcggggctgcacgtggcagcccccgaggactcggttccccgaaggtctcaccgaagtgctcgggagagagtactcggggctgcacgtggcagcccccgaggactcggttccccgaaggtcctaccgaagtgctcgggagagagtgctcggggctgcacgtggcagcccccgagcacttagttccccgaaggttcacgcagGATCACCCGACGATCCGAATGGTCCCATCGGCGGGGtgttagccagtcaaaggtccaataccgcatttaataggcacgcgcggcctgacatcctgacatcctgacattctcagctgcccacgccctagtgtcagaccctgccatgctttggcagggggggcgtgggtccattgaatgcacgggtcccgtcccgtatcatccgggtgcctcgggataacgttgccaggatcgaagagctccacctgccaccctgccctgacagaagaacaagacagggtgggcgcaccgggcgcctctttggctgcccggtgggccctctcaatggcacCGGAGGACgcccacagtggcgggtggtcggatgcgcgccgcatttttccaccgcctctgtcacttcgccaagacggaatgatgacgcctttctccgtggcgccttggctctcgcgccccctctttcccgttcaggataagtcgaggtcggcgcacgcctataaaaggaaaggatggagaacataTGAAGGCCaagctaaaaaaaaaaggagttcAGAAGAGGCGATACAACacgatagaacaagaacatcacaaacaagctcgagcagagctagaacacgggagcctcaagctctctgtaggcagcatccccttgtaaccagatacatccttgaagaattcccttcaaggaaagatattacacacacacaggagtagggtgttacgcccccgcgcggcccgaacctgtctaaacctcggtgcatctatctccttttttgcactaggtcggtcatcccccaccaccagccgttgcatttatttccgtttccatttatttccccgacgagctcgttcaggatcatccccccggccgaatctttaaaaaggggtctctcgggatccctgcgacaggagttcatcctccgacagtaacCAATTGAGATTCTGCATAACACAACATATAGAAAGTATGGCTATTATCCTCtgagaggcctgaacctgtataactccctaTGTCCCTGACTCCATCGTACGCGCACACATAGATTCCTAAAACGCGGTTCATGCACTCACTGTTCAGCATACCCCAAAATTATTGTCTGGGACTAACCCTCGATATTTGACGTGCTAGgtagggggcgcgttttcatTGTTTCATCAAATTTGAAAAGCTTGATCAGGTTATCCATGGCTAGATCTACGGTAACCACTGAGTCCCGTTTCGAGGACCCCGACTGCCGCTAGGTATTCGTCACGGGGTATCACCCAGATGAACCCGGTGTGCTCTAGGTATGGGACATCGAGGCTGAGTCCGTGAGTTCTGAGACTCAACGCTAGATTTGCATGGTGGACTATGCAGCAGGGGGCACGGGAGGCTCACAAATCCAAAGCGTTGGTGGCGAACTCCTAAAGGGAAACCAGTCCAGCATCGGATAAGAAGGTGCTTCGAGACAGCCTCGTATCCCCAGCACCGTCCTAAGGAGCCCCTACATAGTGCGCAGTCTACGGTGGCATCATCGCCTAGGCCATCGCGCCGTCCAAGCGCTGGGGGCTCACCTCGCAACTATCGCCACTCCGCGCCTAGCGTCTCGACTACGAGACAATGACGCTGGCACGAAACCTACAGACCCTGCAAGTGCTCCTTAGCCACCCTATGATACTTATACCGGAGGGCTCACCTGTGGCACCGTGGTTGCGTGATCTCGCCCTCCTGACCGAGATTGTCCGATGCCAGACCACGTTAACATGCAccgttgaaag
This genomic interval carries:
- the LOC133884124 gene encoding pentatricopeptide repeat-containing protein At1g11900-like; the encoded protein is MWQFPPAVVLLLLQRSLASFVLLAPNIRTGPRCLMRALLIEERPTTHASSMTVRYLHNCGSADSDEDEAIEPFSQDCSTATASIDSDDSACTAHVEKLCRSGNLPDAVRVLRHLRDEQIHVSLHTFNMLLQHTAEANDFVLFSKVFRYLMLSKLPPELTSYIQVFKFVREILEITQGRDPTVMNRIIFAAAKYGEIDKSLIIFEELKKDRSSLGVVTFNTILDVLGKAGRVDQILLEVRVMEEHGHPPDIVTYNTVINCLRRLGRLDQCKIFAGEMSGRGITPDLRTYTALIDSFGRAGHIADALKMFDQMKKSHKPSIYVYRALISDLKKAGQFELAQKLSEEMNSSASDLLSPEDFKQKFKGRRTENKRLAPLEAVWSCTRVESNEADVNTSAMGSTTISIAAPPRLHARSVAAPADARDGAMKTSNPMSTEAKARRSSAAASRAGEKEGENAKCQSSTELNK